A stretch of DNA from Perognathus longimembris pacificus isolate PPM17 chromosome 14, ASM2315922v1, whole genome shotgun sequence:
aaatcaaattaccaTATGTTGGAGCTATTCCAATTGTGAGTAGCTACTGAAAAAAACTGAAGGGCTCTTGAGCTATTTGTACAACCAGTTCACGGACACACATAAGTCACACTAGTtaacatatggaaacaacctaagtATCTATGAGTGGATTAATGGATAAGCAAAATATTGATTCTGCATACAAAGGTTTATATTCAGccctaaaaaagaaggaaattctgccATGCTACAATATGTTTAAACCTacagaatattaaaataaacCAATTACAAAAAGATCTTTTGTGACTGTACTTATATGAGGCACTTAAATAGAAAAATCATAAAGAGATTGAGAGTAGGATGATGATTGATTACCAAGGCAGAGGAAAATGGACAGTTAGTGCTTAATGTGGATAGTCTTTGTTTGTACAAGATGAAAAAGAGTTCTAGAGCTGGATGATAGTGATGACTATATGACATTATGAATGTATTTAATTAGACTGAATTGTATACTTTAAGTAGTTAAGATGGTGAGGTTTATGTTAGCTgtatcttaaatttttttaatttggaaaaataCATGGAAGAGATTTTAGAAGATACTGTGAAAGGTTGTGAATAACTCGTATAAGAGTTGGTTGTTCAGAGAGATGCCATCTATgaagaaaaattattcaaaacAACTAGAAggctttatgtatatatatgggggGTCATGATCTAACAGAGAATCTCTGTGTTTTCTGTTCAATTTTTTTGTAAACCTAAAAATGCTCCCTAAAAAGTAAAGTCTATTAAAACTAAgagattagaaaaagaaaagtggagaTACTGATTAGTCTTAGAAATCAAGTGTACATGGTAAAAATTTAATCTAACTTTCAAACCAATAGAATGAGTGAGAATAAAAAAAGTATAATCATCCAGTAGAAAACAGATAACATAttttacttaaattaaaaaattatcattaagtaATTGCACACAGGTGTTTCAATTCAACCAGACAACATCTTTTAAAAGCATAGAGAATGCAGAATAACTATTGTTAATCAAAGTagtaaatataaatcaaaatgtgTCAATAGTCACAATAAATATAAAGGgacaaaaaataatcataaaagacAGATGTAAGATTAGATAGTGTTGAGGGATGGGATGGTGGtgcacttctgtaatcccagataattGGGAAACAAAGATAGGCAGACCACAGTCCCCGGATTGGCCTGGGAAAAACAGTGTGACTCCATCTGAAAAAGCACCAAAAAGCAAAGGAACTGTGGGCTTGGCTCAACTGTAGGAATGCTCGTTTACcagacacaaagccctgagttcaagccttagtgccacaacaggaaaggaaaggattagatgatcatttcttttctccttcacatTGTTCCCTGTCCCCTTCCTTCAATACTTCATAGTTTACATTGAGTCTGTCTACCTTTATAATATATAAGGGGAAAATAAAACCACTATTTGCCAACAAATTCAGCTTAGTTTAGGAATGCAAGAACGATTTAGCATTTGGAAAATCTGCTTGTGGAATTCACATATTAACTAATTTATGAGAAAACATGATTATTTCAAAAGATGTGAATAGAAGCCTTTGATAAAAAATGGTTTGTGGGAAAAATTATTATCTCTGTAGATGCAAATAGAATCTTTTGATAAAATGCACCATTCATTCATGATAAAAATAACTCTTAGCAGATGTGTGGGAGACGATGTGTCAATGTAGACTAAGCTAGAATGCTAGAATGCTTTAACAAATAGACCTTGCATTCTCAGTGGTTTCACACAGCTAATGCTCTTCCTATCACAGTCCAGATGGAGTCCTGGGAGTTTCCTCTAAAGCTCTGACTAAGGCCTATaggctctttccatttcctgagccaAAAATAGGGGATTGTTGCCCTGGATGTCAAGAGAGAGCCCGGGGCATTTCTTGCTTGAGTAGCAGTTGTTGAAAGTAGCTGATGGAAGACAGTACTTTGCAAATTCAGAATTCAATCAAATCTACTGGAAGGCCACACCCCTATTTTGCTATTTAATCTGAATTAATTAATGCAGTATTCACCTAGGGAGGTTTAGCAGGCAGCCTTCCTTGCTCAAAGGCTGAAAATCCATCTCTTACTCTTTGGAGGTCTGGAAAGCTATCagctttcaaattatttttaggtttgaatttttgtatttctctcttttttactaTGTGAATAATTTACTTTTGGatttataaaatgatactaaatatcataatgaaatccTTTACCATGTGTGTTACCAAAATTGAATAAATGTATAGAAATATAAAGCTAAGGCCATACTATTAGACAATTGTGTATCCAGACATTCAGCATATGAATAGTCTATCTGTATTGCTTAGAGAATCTATAGACATAAACTTCATAGATCTTTTGGTTTACCCATATTGGACATCAGCTATTGCATTGtcgttttctctttttcctttggttagtTCTTTACCAAGCTTACTCCCCACTACATTAAGCCAATAATTCCAAATACATTAAGAATTTCTCCCCCAATCAGTTTTCCTAGAGCAACAAATCATTAGGCATGTGTTCTTCCCTTCTGAGTTACAGCAGATGTCATATTTACCACCGTACAGTGAGGATTATAAATGCATCTCCTCCATCCTATCTTTTGATATCAGTGTCTTCATGAACTGGAATCCAACTTGTAGGCCAGTTCTCATTCTTATTATTTAATGATGGCAGCATTTTAGTCTAGGTGACTATTCCCAGTCAGATTTCACCGGGAAGGTAGAAAATATACTAGGTATATGTGTCAGAAGTTGTTATTATTGAGTTTCACCATTGTAAGATTGAGCAATAGAGATGAGGAAGTTCCAGCTTCATGGGGATTAGCTGTGTGTGCAGAAAAGGCCTGCTTTCCATGAGGATGCTGAGCACTgcagaccacaatcctccaatgTCATGCACTAATGCCAGCACAAGGCTGCAGCTGTAGACAGTTGtggctccttttctttctcttttcttctctcatgCAAGTACATCTCATTAGTGGAGTCTGAAGAAACTTATTGGAAAGAGGTTTAGGGGAGTAGTTTAAAGATTATGCATTTTTAGTATAGAACAGGTCTTAGAAAGGTTGAAACGGAATTGTGTATCAGTTTACTCATACCTAGCACAGAAGGGAACTTTCTGAACTCTATAGTTCAATGCAGTTTAGTAActaaagaaggagaaaataaaaggataGAACTGGGAAGAAAACATCCATGCTTTACAGAAAATTGGGttatctacgtgtgtgtgtgtgtgtgtgtgtgtgtgtgtgtgtgtgtgtacacatgagtGCAtccctgttctggggcttgaactctgggcctagacactgttcttgagctttctcactcaaggctattgttctagcacttgagccatagatctacttccagcttatgGGGGCTTAGAGGTAAGAGagtgactttcctggctggcctggcttccaatcacaaccctcagatctcagtctattgAGAtggagacatgagccaccagcacctggcatgatcATCTACatttaaagtattaaaaacaatttacaaaaaagtaaaaaaactgTATTCAAACACAGCAATAATTAGAATATATAGTTTTAGAATATCAGTCTTATAAGAAAAGTTAACTAGGATACCAAAAGAAAGCATCAAAAACAATTGTGGAAGAAAGTATAGGAAAAAATGCTGAAACCTTTtgcaaaacacagaaagaaatgaattgaTAGATATACCATGTTCATTAATGTGAATATTTCCAAAAAACTTTTCCCAAATCATTTTCATTTACTAAGTATAATACTAATCAAAATCTCAACtggatcttttttgttgttgtttggttgcttgattgggatttatttttaaagaatttgtagatctgattttaaaatttttagtcaGGAGCcagttaaagaaagaaatgaatgaaataagtgggataggttttttttattgtttattttccatCATTTATTGAAAGGGAACTCACATTTCAGCAGAAAGCATGTTCACATACTTTGTTTTTGAAAACTCTACTTAACATTTGATAACTTTTATGTTTTCCTACTtagataaattttctttttgaaaggcaGGACTTTCAAGGTGTTTTTACTTCTATATTGAGGTAAAAGTTACCTCAATGAAAGGCAAGCATTAAATTTGTCTGGAGTTTAAGAGGCCATACTTTCTAAACAAGAGTGACTTTTGCTTAGAGAAGTTCTTTCTAACAAACTGCTACAGATTTCACTGGAGAAATAAACCATACACTTCATCTTCTctttaaattaatgttttaataAACCTCTTTTTGAAATGGAAACTTTATACTTAAGGTGTACAATATGTTTTAATTATTAACAGAACTGGTTAACAGTCATTTTGGGTAAATAGATTATgactctgaggaaaaaaaatagaaatgatgaaGGTCTTAGTTTGTAAAGAATACTAAACCATCTTCCAGAGGTAAGCCTTTGAAAATACCTTAACTGACCAAGTTATATACAGCAAATGGGTGGAAAGGTAATGGAATCATCTATTTAtcattcatttcttatttctctctacTACTCCCATAGTAAACTATGAtcataaaaacaatgaaattcaAAGCAAACACATTTACTAAGAAGAACATCATCCAATAGCAATACAAGAAGTTTTATTGACTATAGTACAAGCTAAGTATGGGGACAGAAGCAATCATTTAAACACACCAAAGACCCTTACAAAGCAAAGGTTAAGAAATAAATTAAGACTCCTACTGGGCTGTGCCTGGGAGGAAGAATAGGCCTCATTCACTTCTATCCTTGGGTTCACGGTATTTCCACTGGATATAGTCAAAGATATCTTTCTCACTATCTACTGGCAAGGGTTCTCCAGCAACTCCAGTAACTCCCAAAGGACGGATGGTATATTCATTAATTGTGAAACCCTTTTCTAGGGCATGAGCTCTCATGTTCTTATTGAAAATGTCACTGCCAGTGAAGTAGAGAACACCACAGTAATATTGATCTTTGGGTATCAATCTGATATCAATTCTTTTGTGgggatatttccttttctttgggtaTCAATCTGATATCAATTCTTCTGTGGGGATAttccttttcatcatttttactGGGAAGCTGACAGACACCCATGAACTTTGTTTCCCCTTTTGACAGAATATCTGTAATAAAATGCATCTTTTGTAACTGTTCCACAACTCGATGTAACAACTTGGGCTGTTTAGTTGACTCTGAGGTGAAGTTTGGGTGGGTCAGAAGAACATGCATGTCACCACTGGACTCTGCACCTCTTCTGAAACTGCCACAGACGGTAGCAATGTATTCAGAATCCACTTTTTTAACCTCATTTAGTACAATATCTTGCATTTGTAACATCTCTTCGCGAGGGATTCTTTTCTCAAAGTCCTCAAAATATTTCAGCCCAATTCGTTGATGATGGTTcaatttatcttcatttttcctGGTATCTTCTAATGTTTTAATTCCTTCATCTACAAACTTCCTTGCAGCAGATGAACCAATGCCACTAACTCGAGTCAGGAAATTGATGGATGAACTTGTATCATCCTGCCTAATCTTTTCCAGTTTACGCAATTTTCCAGTTGCTAAAAACTCATCAATCTTTTCTGAAATTTTTGTTCCTACTCCTGGCTTTGAGTTTCTGATTTGTATGTCAGTGGTAAGAGGAGAGGTCATATTTTACATTTGAAGTTGGTGCTGGTACTGTTGCTacttctgctgctgctggtgtAGGCACCATATATTGAGATATGGTACTCTAGACCAATTTCTTAGCTTCTGCTCCACTCTTGATTTTGTGTGGATACTTTACTATAACAGATGCTGCTTTTCTGTACGCATTGTATTTGTGGATGGCCTGGCTCACGTTCTTCTCAAAGTTTGCAAGTTCCATGAGCATGTCGGTGATGTCCTCGTTAAGAGTCTCCTGAGGTGCCTTCCGCTTACTCATGGCGGCCTGTGCCCAAGGCCTCAGCGGTCCAGAACCTGGGACCTGACCACTCTCCCACCCGTGAGAAGGAACCAGGAAGTAGGGAGGAGCCAAGTTGTACCCAGGCTCCGCAGACGCAGTGGTGGCAGAACAATCTGGGATAGGTTTTGAAAAGATGATGAAGGAATTAAGTATAGCAGATATGAAGATACTGTAAAATGCTAATAATTATATTATCAGGATTATGGAAAGACCCACAAGCCTGAACCTTGATATCTGACAGACTGTGTGATACAAGTCAGTTGGGAGAGCTAATTATTATTTAATGAATACTGCTtgtcatatagaaaaaaaatggttagtTCTTTTTCCTCACTACACAAAAGCTAGATGGATTAAAGatcaaatcagaaaaacaaattccTAAGATTTGTAGAAGAAACTATGGAAGACTGCTAATAATATCAACTGAAAAGAAACACAGTAGATAAACATGATTCCATTTACCCTAGAAATAACTTTAAACAATAGTTGGGTGAGATGGcttatgcctgccatcctagctttGTGAGGAAGTACAAATAGAGGATCGCAGTCCAGACCATCCTGGACATAAAATGAgactccattaaaaaaataaatcaacacacaaaaaagggtggtcgagtggctccagtggtaaggtTCCtggctagcaagtgtgaggtcctgagtttagtcCCCAGTACCAGCCCCCAAAACGGACTATAAGCAAAGCAGAAAGGCAAAATGCAGACAGAGAGAGGATACGTGTAATAAAGAGTTAGCAAGGATTTTGCTTCTAGAATTTGCATAGGGCCAAGCAGTTCATTCTGAGGTATATCCTGGAACAATTCTTGATGTACAACTACAATGTTAAATATCTTTTGAccgtactgaagtttgaactcagagctttgttcttGTTAGGTAAATGCTTGATTATTGTTGAAACAGTCTCAGTTTGGGCCTGGGCTGGCCAaatcctcttatttatgctttctgccatagctagaatgacagacacacaccacaatGCCTAGCTTTTCTGTTGAGATTGGGGCTTCAGGACTTTAAACAAAGCTTGCTTGGAAATGTGATCCTCCCAGTGTTTGcttcttcctgagtagttagagccACTGACTGGTGTCTGGCCTTCATACAGTTGAATATATTTTGGATATCATCATTTATATCTATCCATGTGGTAAGGGCTTAAAatataccaaacaaacaaacaaaaacaccaaacccTCAAATTTATAACAAATTTAAATTGCACAAGAAATAAGTTTTAATAAGGGAAAACATAGATGCAGATGAACTATACAGATAGAAGTTGAACATACCATAGAATACTCAATGATCTTTAGTTGTGAAACTTCTTAAAAAttggacaacacacacacaaaaccagtaGCAAATAGGAGAAATTGTAACAACCTCAAGTTGAGGTTATTCTTTCTCTTGTATGgcttgcaaatttttttttttttttttgcctgtcctgggccttggactcagggcctgagcactgtccctggcttctttttgctcaaggatagcactctgccacttgagtcacaacgccacttctggccattttctgtatatgtggtgctggggaattgaacccagggcttcaagtatacgaggcaagtgctcttgccactaggccatatccccagccccatgcttgcaaaattttgtaaatattaaaaaagcaaaagggaaGGTCGGGTAAATGGTCATATTGCATTTTTTTGCCTTGTATTGCACAGAATCATGGCCTCTCTGACCCTATCTGGAAATTCATCTGTAGCACCATTGGCAGGACCTTATGTTATAAGTGGCAAGATTTGTGGGGTTTCAATGATGAACTACTGAGTACTG
This window harbors:
- the LOC125363317 gene encoding DNA polymerase beta-like, with the translated sequence MSKRKAPQETLNEDITDMLMELANFEKNVSQAIHKYNAYRKAASVIVKYPHKIKSGAEAKKLPGVGTKISEKIDEFLATGKLRKLEKIRQDDTSSSINFLTRVSGIGSSAARKFVDEGIKTLEDTRKNEDKLNHHQRIGLKYFEDFEKRIPREEMLQMQDIVLNEVKKVDSEYIATVCGSFRRGAESSGDMHVLLTHPNFTSESTKQPKLLHRVVEQLQKMHFITDILSKGETKFMGVCQLPSKNDEKEYPHRRIDIRLIPKDQYYCGVLYFTGSDIFNKNMRAHALEKGFTINEYTIRPLGVTGVAGEPLPVDSEKDIFDYIQWKYREPKDRSE